TTCATTGCTGTCCAAATAGATATTATTTAAAGTGCTTAAATAATATCTATTTGTCGATTTAAAATCATAACGAAATAGATTGCTAATGCATTTCTAAAGGGATCTTATGCTTAGGTTCTGGAAATGATTTATCTAATAGTGCTAAATCTTCACTTGTTAATTTTATATCTAAAGATTTTATATTATCAATTACATGTTCACTAGATGATGCTTTAGGTATTGCGATAATATCATCAGTTCTAAGTACCCATGCTAAAGCAATTTGTGCCGGTGTAGCATTATGCTTATGTGCTATATCAATTAATGATTGGTGAGAAAGAATGCTACCGCGTTCAATCGGTGAATAAGCCATGCAAGGCAATCCTTTTTGACGACACCAAGGTAATAAATCAAATTCAATACCTCGTCTACTTAGGTTGTATAAAATTTGATTGGTCATGATTTGATGATGATCAACATAAGATTCTACTTCATTTAAATCCTTGATATCAAAATTACTCACGCCCCAACGTTTAATTTTGCCTTGTTCAACTAGAGTCTGCATTGCATCAAACGTTTCAGTTAATGGCACAACACCGCGCCAATGCAACAAATACATATCAAGGCAATCAATTTGTAAACGCTTTAAACTATGATTACAGGCTAATATTGTTTTTTGGAATGAAGCATTAATTGGGAGGACTTTACTGACGATAAAAACCTTATCGCGAATTCCTTTAATAGCTTTACCAACGACAATTTCAGCTCCACCATTACCATACATTTCAGCAGTATCAATTAGAGTAAGACCATGTTCAATACCAAGTTTTAGTGCAGTGATTTCCTGTTGTTGTAAGGTTGAGTCTTCACCCATAACCCACGTGCCTTGACCTAAAGCAGGTATTCTAGTGCCATCCGGTAATGTTACACTTTTTTTTAAAACCATGGTTTCTCCTTAACTTCACCAAAAAAACAGCAAAGTATTTGATTTATTTAAGATTTTAGTTAAGTATACTTTAAAAATAACCGATGATAAATCTATTTTATAATAGAATAAAATCTATTAAGAATTTTATATACTTTTCAACTATAAGTTGAGTAAACTTAATCTCCATGATTTTATTTAGTACTAAAAATCAATCAATAAGTAATTTACATGGAGTTAAAATAATTTCTTATTATTTGTCACTTTCTTAAGATAATTCCGCGTTTCTTTCGAACTGACTTGAGTGGTCAAGGTATGGTAGATTTCACTCGAAGTCCTAGTATTAATTATGCTCATTGCTTTATTGCGATCTGTATGGAATGTGGATAATACCGTACCAGCACCACCATTGTAGGCGCTAATGACACAATACTCTTTGCTCATTTGATTCGTAATAGCTTTTAAATAACGGTTTTTAAGGATATCTATATAAACTGTACCCATCTGAATATTATTAGCCGGATCAAATAGATATTCACGACTCGGTTTGCCTTTTTTATTATAAATTGCAGCATAAGCATCTGTCCCCGCTGTATTTGGCATAATTTGCATTAAACCTATAGCACCACTTCTACTCACGGCATATTGGTTAAAATCACTTTCAGTTTTAATAATGGCATAGATAAGTTTGGCATCAATTTGGTACTGTTTAGCATATTTTGTTACTAATGCTTGATATTTATGAGCTCGAACATCTTCATGATGCTTAATTAATGGGATCTGTACATAATAAGCAACTTTGTTATTAGCTAATTGGTAAGTTTTAACCGAATTTTGCAACAAATAGTCGGCAAATTTATTTGCTCGCCATTCCCAACGAATAGGCTGACCTTCATTATCAACAACTTCGCCATATAAATAAGGTTCGCCTCCAAGCTTAATACTATTAGTATTAAAAAGATCGGCACTGCTTGGATCATTTGGCATTAACAAGGTCATTACGATCGCTTCTTTCAAGCTTTTATTTATATTTCTTGAATCAATTGTGCCAATGTTAATTAGACCTTTTTCATAATCTATAATGGCGCGACTTTGATAGTTATTCGTATATTTTACATATTCTTTTGCACTGGGTTCTTTAGCATCCCTTTCACCCCATTTTCTTATAACTGATTCTCTCAAATCAGCAAAGGCCTTAGTTATATTTTCGATCCGCTTTATATCGTTGACGAGTAAATTGGGATTTTCTGCATACTGTTGGCCTTTTTGTTTGGCTATGTTGCGTAGTACAGCTTTTGGATTATCTGAATTAACAGCTGTTATGATTTGTTGATATTCTTTAGAAGTACAACTTGCTATTATTAAACCTACAAATACTAATAGATATTTTTTTTTCATCTAATAATCCTTAACCGTTAAAAAAGTGCTTCTTGCAAAAGAAATGGCAATAAAATACTCGAAAAATTATAAAAAATAAAACTCAAGTTGGTTATAAAAGCATTTTTAGACTTTATTAAAATAATTTAAATAATAGATTTTAAATTAACTCGATGATTTATCAGGTTTAATAATCTGATAAAGATGTAATAGGAACGTTTAAAAATCATTTCGTTTTTAAAAGCATACTTATTAGGCGGGTAACTCATTCAAATTCATATTAGTTAGGTAACTATTATTTCTTATCAGATAGTTACCTAATTGTTTAACAGATTACTGGTTATTCTAAAGTCTTACCTTTGGATTCTGGAATAAGGAAGCAAAATGCAAATGCTGACAATAAATAAGCGACAGATAATAAAGCTAGCGCATAACTTATCGAATATTGTGTAGCTAAGAAACCAATGAGAATTTGTGCAACGCCTGCAATACCACGGCCAACATTAAAAATAATATTTTCTGCACTGGATCGAGCATCGGTTGGATAATGTTCAGCTAATAATGCACCGTACCCACCCATCATGCCATTAACAAAAAAACCGATGGCAGAACCAAATATGATAAGAATAGTCATATCAGTTTGATGAAAATAAAACCAAATAGAAATAGCAGAAACTAATAAAAAAATAATATACGAAGGACGGCGACCTAATTTATCACATAGCCAACCGAAAACAATAATTCCAAGTACCATACCGATAGTAGTCGAAATAGTCCAAAAAGTCGTTTTCGAAAAAGGAAGGTGTAATTCATTGGCAATCATTGTTGGCATCCATACCATTAAACCGTAAAAGCCAAAATTTTGTACTGCACAGGCAATCGTTAATCCGATAGTAGTAAGTGTAGTGCTAGAATTACGAAATAATTTATGAACGGCTATTTGATTATCATTATTATCTTTCAGATTCTGCCAAATTTCTGGTTCTTTTAAGCCCTTACGTGTCCAAGCAACAAATAAAGCAGGTAATACCCCCATGGCAAATGCCCAACGCCAACCAAAATTTGCTCCAATGTAAGTTACAGTTAAGGTTGCTAAAATTATACCTATCTGAAAACCTAAAGCGACAATTGATGTTGCTCGAGAACGTTTATGCTTAGGCCAGCTTTCTGAAACAAGCGTCATACCGATGCCAAATTCACCACCTAGACCCAATCCACTTAAAAAACGGAATATAGCAAAGGTTTCATAATTAGGTGAAATAGCACACAATCCAGTGAAAACGGAGAAGATTAAAATAGTCCAAGAAAAAACTTTAACTCGACCATATTTATCCGCCATGATCCCAAATATAATCCCACCGATTACTGCCCCTAATAATGTAATTGTATTTAAGGTCGCAGCTTGGGTATTGTCTAAATGAAAGAACGTCATTATCATTGGTAGACAAAAGCCCAATAACATAATATCCATGCCATCTAGCGCGTATCCAACTGTTGAAGCAAAAAGAGTTTTCTTTTGATAAGGAGTAGCACGATGTTTTTGGCTACCTGATGATGAGTAGATATCAGAATCTGTATTCATTATAACCTCAAGTATTAATATAACATGATTGATTCAAACTAGATGAAACAAAACACTTTAGTTTAGCATGTTAATGTACAAATAAAAATTTATCGCATGGTATTTAAAAAAGAGTAAATTAAAACCGTAGCTCAAATTATTAAGATAAGCATCTTGATTTTACTCATTAAATGAACTATTGGTTTTTAAATTCATTTTGATTATAATTGCGACACCAATCTGATATTTTGTAAGTCCTATCATGCATTTATACCCAATCATTCATCGATCTAAAGCGTGGTCAGCTATATTCTGTTTGGCATTAGCTGCATTTATTTTTAATACGACTGAATTCGTTCCTGTTGGCTTACTGTCAAATATTGCTGATAGTTTTAAAATGTCTGATGCCAATACAGGACTGTTAATTACAATATATGCATGGGCGGTTTCATTATTATCTTTGCCATTAGCTGTTCTAACCGCAAAATTTGAACGGCGAAAATTACTAATCTTTTTATTTATTTTATTTATAGCTAGCCATATTTTAGCAGGTATGGCTTGGGATTTTTATAGTTTGCTAGCTGGACGTATTGGTATTGCTTGTGCGCATGCCGTTTTTTGGGCAATTACGACACCATTAGCGGTTCGACTTGCTCCGAATGGTAAAAAAGCACAAGCTATGGGATTTATTGTTGCCGGCACTTCCATGGCAACGGTATTAGGGGTACCGCTAGGGACAATGATAGGACAAGTTCTTGGGTGGCGGTTAACTTTTTTATGTATTGCTGCTATAGCATTTTTCGTAATGTTTGGCTTGATGTATCTACTTCCTACACTGCCAAGTACTAATTCAAAATCATTGCGCTCTTTACCTTCTTTATTGAGAAGACCAGCATTAATTCATGTTTATATTCTCACTGCTATTGTTATAACCGGGCATTTCACTGTTTATACCTATATAACGCCTTTCATGCACAAAATAGGTGGTTTTAGTGAATCATTTGTAGTGTTTCTTCTTCTATGTATTGGTTTTTGCGGCATTATTGGAAGTATTATTTTTGCTAAATTTTCAGAAAAATACCCAGTGGCTATTTTTGTTTATACTTTACTATTAATGATTTTATGCTTAGGTTTTTTTTACATAGCGTCATTACACAGTCAAACTGCTATTATCGTTTGTTTGATATGGGGAATTGCTATAACTATATTTGGAATGCTGATGCAGAGTAAAGTTATTGAGGTTGCTCCCGATGCTACCGATATCGCGACGGCAATATATTCGGGTATTTATAATATTGGTATTGGTGGTGGCGCTTTAGTTGGTGGGCAGGTTATTCAGCATCTTAACATGCAAAAAATAGGTTATTTTGGTGCGGGATTTATTTTAGTAGCTTTAATATTGTTTGTGTGGATGTCAAGTAAGATATGGATTCAAGAACAAAAAAATGCCCAATAATGAAATTGGGCTAACATAAGGAATAGGAAAACAATGAAATTTTCATTGAGGCGCTATTATGCATTATTTTTATCTCTTTGTATGTAAGTTTAATGTAATGGTTTTATAAAATATTACAATTTTTCTATTAATTACAATTAACACTTATAACTAATGAATTGAAATTATTTGTTTTTTTTAAAGCTATTTAAGAACAAACAAATTAAGATAAATTTTTGTTATTTTTTCAATAGGTAATAATTTATTTTTTCAGTTTATTTTAAATTATTCATTTGTCACCATTTAGTCATGATATAGCGCATATATTATGTTAGCATGATATTTGATATCAAAATTA
Above is a genomic segment from Frischella perrara containing:
- a CDS encoding aldo/keto reductase, with the protein product MVLKKSVTLPDGTRIPALGQGTWVMGEDSTLQQQEITALKLGIEHGLTLIDTAEMYGNGGAEIVVGKAIKGIRDKVFIVSKVLPINASFQKTILACNHSLKRLQIDCLDMYLLHWRGVVPLTETFDAMQTLVEQGKIKRWGVSNFDIKDLNEVESYVDHHQIMTNQILYNLSRRGIEFDLLPWCRQKGLPCMAYSPIERGSILSHQSLIDIAHKHNATPAQIALAWVLRTDDIIAIPKASSSEHVIDNIKSLDIKLTSEDLALLDKSFPEPKHKIPLEMH
- a CDS encoding murein transglycosylase domain-containing protein, giving the protein MKKKYLLVFVGLIIASCTSKEYQQIITAVNSDNPKAVLRNIAKQKGQQYAENPNLLVNDIKRIENITKAFADLRESVIRKWGERDAKEPSAKEYVKYTNNYQSRAIIDYEKGLINIGTIDSRNINKSLKEAIVMTLLMPNDPSSADLFNTNSIKLGGEPYLYGEVVDNEGQPIRWEWRANKFADYLLQNSVKTYQLANNKVAYYVQIPLIKHHEDVRAHKYQALVTKYAKQYQIDAKLIYAIIKTESDFNQYAVSRSGAIGLMQIMPNTAGTDAYAAIYNKKGKPSREYLFDPANNIQMGTVYIDILKNRYLKAITNQMSKEYCVISAYNGGAGTVLSTFHTDRNKAMSIINTRTSSEIYHTLTTQVSSKETRNYLKKVTNNKKLF
- a CDS encoding MFS transporter — its product is MNTDSDIYSSSGSQKHRATPYQKKTLFASTVGYALDGMDIMLLGFCLPMIMTFFHLDNTQAATLNTITLLGAVIGGIIFGIMADKYGRVKVFSWTILIFSVFTGLCAISPNYETFAIFRFLSGLGLGGEFGIGMTLVSESWPKHKRSRATSIVALGFQIGIILATLTVTYIGANFGWRWAFAMGVLPALFVAWTRKGLKEPEIWQNLKDNNDNQIAVHKLFRNSSTTLTTIGLTIACAVQNFGFYGLMVWMPTMIANELHLPFSKTTFWTISTTIGMVLGIIVFGWLCDKLGRRPSYIIFLLVSAISIWFYFHQTDMTILIIFGSAIGFFVNGMMGGYGALLAEHYPTDARSSAENIIFNVGRGIAGVAQILIGFLATQYSISYALALLSVAYLLSAFAFCFLIPESKGKTLE
- a CDS encoding sugar transporter; translated protein: MHLYPIIHRSKAWSAIFCLALAAFIFNTTEFVPVGLLSNIADSFKMSDANTGLLITIYAWAVSLLSLPLAVLTAKFERRKLLIFLFILFIASHILAGMAWDFYSLLAGRIGIACAHAVFWAITTPLAVRLAPNGKKAQAMGFIVAGTSMATVLGVPLGTMIGQVLGWRLTFLCIAAIAFFVMFGLMYLLPTLPSTNSKSLRSLPSLLRRPALIHVYILTAIVITGHFTVYTYITPFMHKIGGFSESFVVFLLLCIGFCGIIGSIIFAKFSEKYPVAIFVYTLLLMILCLGFFYIASLHSQTAIIVCLIWGIAITIFGMLMQSKVIEVAPDATDIATAIYSGIYNIGIGGGALVGGQVIQHLNMQKIGYFGAGFILVALILFVWMSSKIWIQEQKNAQ